Genomic window (Clarias gariepinus isolate MV-2021 ecotype Netherlands chromosome 4, CGAR_prim_01v2, whole genome shotgun sequence):
aaaacagaagGAAAGGGCCAGCACCGTATCACACATTTATTGAAAAGCAAATCTGATGCCATGGAAACACTGATTAGATTAGATCCTGTTAGCCTGCGTGCTAGAGCAGAAGCTTGAACAGCCCTAGAGAAGAGTGCGATAAAGACACACTTTGGTATCCTTGATTACTACTTTAATAATGAGATTTGAGCCCACCCTCTATGGACAGTCATGAAAAGTGACAGTTTAAAATTCTCCACATTGCAGTGGAGACAAGCGTAGCAATTTGTTTAGTGCattggggagagagagagcttacAGTTAATGGCCACATAAACACATTCTCTTATTGATCATCCAAAGTGGCAGCAGAAGGCTTTTGGCAATCTCTCTCGTAACAGCCTTAGGGAAAGCTCAGTGTGCAGACAATAAACGGCTTGCTTTTACTTGTACAAGCGCACATCCGGAAACAGACAGACTAGGACATAACCTCATGCTGTCTATTATGTAGACCACTTGAGTTAGCACATAATGGATGAAATGCAGGACGGCAAATATGAGAGAGAGCAATGGTTTATAAAGAACAAAAGGCACCATTATACCACAGGTGTGCCTCAATGAGAGGGGTTTTATTCAGTTAAGACAATAAAAAAGTGGACCAATAAACCCAGACAAGTGCACATGCACCCacacatgtgcaaacacacGCATCCACATGCAATTATCTTGACATGAAAAGGCCTGCTGTCAGGGTACGTTGATGTGTCGTACCAATTCAAACACTGCCTCTGACTGTACGCATATGACTACTTTTCCAGCATTGTGATTAGCATGCAACCCATTCATTACCTGAGATTCTGTAGAAACAGCCACAACATCCTGCAGAACAGTTTCACTCAGTGCCTCAGTATGAAGGAGGAAAATAAGGTCAGCGCTAAAGACTTGACTTGGCAGTGAATTCTTTGGAAATCTCATTAAGGCATCAAAACAAATCAGAGTCAAATCCCAAGCTATCCCTTCCACCTTTGTCACTGAACTTTTTGGTTTCTTGAAAAGCTTTCTCTGAAAAGGTAAGCGAACAGGTGTTATTACGTTTCAATTGCTAGTTTATTAAGAGGAAAAGGAACATGGAAACTTAATTATGGGGGTGTTGTTAAAATACTACAACTACTGTACTAATTATTATTCATGAGTTCCCAtttaaccaaccaaccaaccaaccaaccaattagtcaaagcagaaatgtaataaatatacaaattaataCATGTTCTGCTAGCTGACAGTAACCATCTATTGCTCAATGTCTCTTAGGAGTAAAGCTAAGGTAGTCTTACCAAAAATCGAGTACCTATTAAGCAACATGTAAGATCCCTTGATAACATTTTATGGCATTTTATGGTGGCTCAGTTGTTACTGGTTGCAGGGCATCCTTTGTGCCAGCCCTGAGCAGGAATAAATATGGGAGGGCTTGAAAGAAAGTCCACATGCTGTAAAACCAGAGGCAACCCTTTAACAGGAGCAGGCAAACAAACACGACTTCaaagttatattttattattattatttctttttagattttattatatttattttccaagtatgattttatttataatatattaaatcatAAATTATGAAAAGCAGAAAATAGATGATAATAGAGACATTAGTTGGAATTTCACTGTGTTCAATCATGTAccaaaacatttacaatatgaaaataagaaataaaccaATTATGCACATGCAATTCAATCTCCTCATGAATAAACTCTCTTCACTGTGAATGATACTATActgtgaatatacagtataagcagctGCTACTCATAAGCATTAAGTGTTTATCCCTCTGGTGCTATCAGATCATAAGCATCCACTCATTTAACACACAAAGACGGATGAATAAGAGCTGTGAAGAGGGCTGGGCACTTATAGGAGAAATTACGAGTGCATTGACTGGTATAGTTTTGACTCATTTATTAACTTTTGCTCCTGtattaattaatgtaataatcACTAGGTAGTTAGAGCCTTGCAATGCTCTACCCATCTTTCTCCATTCCCAGAGAAATCTAACACCATTCGATTCTGACGCCATTCACACTCCCATTCCCCACTCCCAGTGatcagtgaataaaaaaaaaatccaccactGAGAATAGGATGATGTTACACTCTGATTTCAGTCAGCTTCTTTTCTAGGATCCTTTTGTGGTAGTGATACCAAATGAATACTCTGTGAAACCTTGTGATTGTCATCAAATGACAATGTTCtgaattaaatgaatatttaaacatcacacaaaaaaagacCCAACAATtgtgttcattcatttattgatGACTTCTTTTGCATTCAAATTTCCTGAAAGCAAATCAGGATTTCTTTTGTTGACACAGTCCTCCATACATTCAGTATTTCATGGcattttgtataaaaacatatttctattttcataatTTACAGTGTACAAGTGAAAAAACACTTCTCTTTATGCTGTCTGAGGAAATAAAGCTCATGACTATGATGAATGAAGAGTCATGTAGGACCACTGGCAATACATTTAACACTAACATGTAGAAGTCAGTATTAAGTGCATACACTTCTTTTACAAACAGCCTTCTGATGCAAGTAAGAACAtgattacaaaaaacaaacgggaaaaaaaaaacacaggcatACTTCAGACCAAAAGTATGGCTGTATGTGCTTTCTAGATATATCATATCAATATCATTTCTCGACAACCAAACCTCCTTCATATGTTGCATTCAAAAATGGCACTGCCAAATTGAAAATCCTTCCTGTTAGGGCAACACCAACATATTAGTTATAATGTTAACACCTATGCATACTAAGAAGAATGAAAGTCAAAATAgggttaaataataaattattgacATCAGGCACTATGAAATTGCTGTCAAAGGACAAACGCACAATGCAATTAAAGCTTGTAGTTCAGCTTTTGGAGAGGAAGGACCTCTcaccaaaaaaacacactttacagcttttaaataaaacataatactgGCCAGAGATTTCTGAAGCATCTGCAGAGTTACATCATTTCTGTCAGAAGAACTCGACACCATCAGTATCCAGAAGGCTGTAAATACTTTGCTTGAGTTTAAATACATAGTTAATCGACTGCATTTatctaaacacacatacacagacttaTAAATAACATTGGTCTTCCCTCCGACCACTAAACACCGGTTTCTGACTCCCTAAAGAACCTTACCACAACTCTGAATAAAATACAGTAGTGTGTGCCCTTATTTGTGCTGCTACAGTTTTCCTCATAGCGCCCATTTCAAGGGCAATGCATATGTTTATTACATTGTAACAAGCATTATACAACAAATCATTTAAGGGATTTCATCTGTTGTggatacaaatataaatataagggATGTCGTAATGCTGTGATCAAGTAAAACTATGCTTTCGTaaaggctttttaaaaaataatttcattagaTTGTTTTTTGGGCACAAAGGGTTGAAATCAGTCACATTAACTGGACACTAACACACTATTGTTCTTAATTGTTCTGTGTAGGATTAGCTTAATGATGTTATTagtgtttcagtttttttttatacaaaaagccAACCAGAGGTGCTTTGGGCTTGGGAAGACCACATTAGGCAGAAAACAAGATTACAGGGTTATGGTCTTTTAGCACAGTTATGCCAAAGAAATTCAAAATcaaaaagtgcttacaaacagGCCTTATGCTACATTTTCTTGAAATGCAGAAGTgcaattattttacaatttagtAGGGGATTAAAGAATCAAATACATACAGTGGTCTTCCTGGCTGAATTGCACTATATGTGTGACAAGACCATAGTAATAAAATGGTGTTATAGTTACAGCTGCTGTACAAAATTAtctatacaaattttttttacaggcacAGTTGATCTGTCATGAGAATAATgcatttaatgtatatttacagATGCATAACTCTTGACAGAGAGGCAACACTCACTCCTCACTTAAACCAGCTTCTGTAGCAGGTTTAGGGGGCAGGAGAAGGTCTTCACTAGGTGGCCCTAGTCCCTTCATGGCCATGCTGGCCCCCACCATAACAGGATAAGTTCGGTTTCTCCGAATCCCGGTCAGTCCAGCTATGGGGCTAGGCAGGCCAGGTTGGGTCCCAAAAGATGGTGTGGCTAAACCGAGCCCAGGACCTGGAGTCACAGCTCTTGGGCCTAGGCTGAAGCGCTTTACCTTGTCCACAAGCCGCAGATTGTGTATGCTCATGTCTGTCTGGCAGTGGGATTCCGTGTGCAGCTTGGCCTCTGCTCCCCGCATCTCCTTCAGAATGGAACTGGCAGGCCGTGAAGCCAGGAAGTTCTCATAAGGGGGATCTGATGGGCTAAAGTCTATAGGCAGCACAGGGCTGCCGAGTTTGGATTGGGTGGGGGAGTTTGGGGGTGTCGAGGGCATGGTGTCTGGGGCTGGGGCAGTGGGGAATGTTTTTGAAACAGATTGTGATTTGCTAGGCGTTCCGTCAGCCCGATCCCAACTGTGAGGGTTGTAGACAGCTGCAGAAATCCCATGCTCCTGTAGGAGGCACACCAGGCCCAGAGAGGTGCTCGTGGTCTTCGTGTGCTCTCGCAGATTTGTAAAGCTCTCAGCCAGGCTGAGACGGCGTGGTGTGCAGGGGGTAGAGGCTGGAGTAGAGTGCATGCTTTTGATGTTCTTTACACAGTGGGCCATGGGGATACCTGTGGCCATCACACTGAAACAGACGGGAGAAAAAATTATCCTTGATTTATGCCTTTATCATTTGTGTTCCTTACACAGAGACATGCTGCTGTGTGTAAATTAACACTTTCACACAGTAGCCATGCACCATTTCACATTGTCCTGCAGTCTTTAAGACAATGCTTATTATCTCATACACATTAGTCGAAATACTGTAGAGCACAACACTTGGTTGGGAAAGTAGTCTTAACCACATTGGTGGTGTCACAAGTAACATTCACAAGCACTTCCTCCAAAACAGTTAGACTGGTTAAGTTTGGTTAGAAAGGCATGTGAACATCATGTCTGTGGCCATCATGCTGGTACCATGAGATCACCTCTCACCCTAAGTGGGTGAAGCTTAGAGAACCTGCTCTATGCCTGGCCCCAGAACAACATGGTAAAGTGCTCCTTCcccttcctcctccttctcttcaCATGATCTGCAGAGAGTCAGTTTTATATATTGTGTAGCTGCTACAAGACACATCTGGGTAACTGTCTCTGTTCACACTTAAATTTAAACTCCTCActctttttatttgtgtatCATAAActtgagaagaagaaaaaacctgtaaaaactgtaataataCAACCCAGACCTCTGTGTTTACAACAATTCTTTTCAGGGCAGTGtaagtaataaaatattaacatgcTTTTCTTAGAATACAGTATACCTGTATAACTATACATTTGCACAGAATGAGTTGGCTTCTAGCAGCTACAAATCATGTTTTCTGTGATATGTATTATTGgacattaattcatttatagAAACCTACACTCACATAGGCTATAAGCTACTCAATTTCATCAGTCTGTGGGattacacttttttaaattaagaatgGTTGGTGCTCTAAGATTCGACTCTGTGCTGTCTTCACTGGGAGATTTGTCTTTATTAGCATGAAACAATGAGACACTATTCCAAACCATCGATTAGCCAGAAATATTTACTTCTACTGCATACAAAAACATCTGTCTTCCTTTTTGTTGAAAAACAGTTTTGTAGTTtgggctggtggtggtgttgggtGGTATATCGACTTTTTGGTATATAATATCagtttactttaaaatgaaaaaactctttatattaatatagttTGACGTTGCATTACATGAGCCATTTCAGCCCCACCCCTACTCTTCCCCTGTGTGTGCACCCACTGTTCCTTATACATTTTTAGGGTTGCGTTTAATTCTATTTGTATTAATCTGATACTATAGTTAAGAGTAAGTTAAGCAGcagaaatattgtatatttttattttaattaaaccctgtctttgcattttattttgccaTGGAGCACTTTGTAGGAAATACTGTGATATACAACATCATTCAAAAACTTTGGACACACCTTATAATTCAATGTTTTAGTTTAGTGATTtagccctgcgatggattggcaccctgtccagggtgtaccctgcctcatgccctaagcctcctaggaaaggctccaggccccgtgcgaccctgaatacaggataaagcggtatagaagatgagtaagttagtttagtaatttattttttttacactgtgaAATTTTCTAAACTATGAAACTGGGTaataacacactcactcattgtctataccacttgatcctgtattcagggtcactggtataggcctggagcccatccgaGGAGACTTGGGGCTCgagacacacattcacacaatatgggcagtttgggaacgacaattagtctaatctgcaggtctttggattatgggaggaaaccaaagtacccggaggaaacccaccaagcataaaggaaacatgcaaacttcatgcacaaagagatgggaatcgaaccctggaggtgcaaggtgagagtgctaaccactaccccaCCGTTTCGcctaagtaacaacaacaatagccAATTTTTATTGGCCTTCATGAAGACCATCTctggaaagcaagaccaaaatttACCTCTGAGGCAGAAAAGTTAaattagagttatcagcctcaaaaatcatcaatttacagcacctcagattagggTTGGGTACCTATATAACCGGTATGTACCGAACCGAAACAGAACACGAATTTCGGTGCCTCATTTCGGTGCCACTTAAATGTCTGAACTGTCGATTAATTGATGCAGTTCTAATAAGCATCAGATTCATCAACACACATGATCgctagtaaaatttaaatactgcattcatggggtgtcagaaatgatcggaaaaatttattatttccttAATTTGAAAAATCTTGAGAACTTCGGAAAGCTTTGAGaatacaaatccaaaacattgttgcagtaatgttactgtccattttatttttgtagattaaaattttattagattagattaaaaaaagcacaaatcatcAGGAAATGAGACCGAGATGCGCGTGAATGCAGCAACTAACGTTACACTTGGTCTGATGGCAGCAGGTGGTTTACCGCTATCTTAGCTTGCTAAATTAAATACCTTtcgttaaaatgcctaaaactaaatggtcgaaagtgtggctatatttcacaagaaaggattCCAAAACCGCGacgtgcagcaaatgttttacagcagttgcgTTTAAAGGGAGAAACTCgtcaaatctaatgaaacatttgagggCACACGGAATAAACTTAAAAGCAGAGGGATGCACCGTAATTGATAGCTTGtggacaacagctggcactatcgGTGTGGGTGAACCCCAGCCTCAGTCATACCAACCGTAGCAAAAAGGAATTCACCGATTATGTTGAAGACAGCAGCCTTTTCCGCAGGTTAGTCgtaggctaatgtaatgttaatcgcaaaatgcaaatcttgcattcatgctaacaaatggtcaaatgatttgtaaaatactaatgtaacctgcattttgtttataattatggctttccagctagtactagtagtactacAACAGTGACCCCATTTACCATTGCAAAGAAGGCAAATTTGACTAaggagaataatttttttttttgtttgtttaataaaaatgtatttttgagtcatccaccatcattttgtggctttAGTAAAGTTTCGGTTTAGGTACCGTTTTAAAAGTCTCGATTTGGCACCGGTATCGAAAAAAACCCAAACGATACCCAACCctacctcagattagagccgttggAAAGGCAGAAGtgcagaagtagcagacacatctcaatatcacttgttcaaaggagattattgcacatTTAGAAAGCCTACATTGGTTTGCAGTGTaatcagaaaagaccatgaaatttgaaggtgtgtccaaattttTGTCTGGTGCTGTACATGTATAAATTCAgcctaaaaaacatctcagccTAGAGATATCATTTTTTGGTCGGTATCGCCTGGTGGACAAAAACCACATACATAGAACGGGTGAATTGTTCCAGCTGTTTAAATGCAACAAAATGTAAACCACAAAACCAAAGTctaagtatctatccagtgacaaaaactttaaagcactttttgtaagtcactctggataagagcttctgccaaatgcccaaatgtaacaTAAATTTTAAGTCTTACACGCCCTCTAGTGGTGATTAAAAGCTGTGTCGCTTACCTGGGAGTGACTCTGGTCAGCTCATCAGAGGGGTGGAGTATCCGGCAGGTAGTAAAGGTGTAAGTAGCGTTTGTGTGAGACATGCATTTACCAGGAAAATGCACTGGAAACAgcaagagaaataaataaatacacacccaacacacacctacatacacTTATACACTCATAAGGAAAGAATGGTTTAAAACTGCATCAGAAATTGAAACTAATTTTGCGATTAGTGCGGTCCTAGCTTATAGTTCTACTGATACAGTTTTAAATAGATTCACATAATAGGACAGAAATACAGACAAGAAGCAGGATCATCATTAGACAAGTATGATTTCAATTCAtcaaaaactgattttaaaaaagtggaGCAATAATATCTCCAAAGCGGAATAAGTAAACTTGCGAGACAGAGGAGAAGTGTGTATTTTAGTGGGTATGAATGTGACCTATGGACCAAGTGTTTCAGCTCTTGCTCATCATGATCATGAGATCATGATCAGAGTgcctcatgtttttgtttttttattcctcaCTTGAACATGTAACATACATGTTTTACTTCATCTCCTATTCCTGGATGGTATCCATGTCCTAAGGATCTTTATGGGAAGTATGCGAGTACGAGTGTTTGCTTGAATACCCACACTCATGCTCACAGTGACTTAAATAGCTATATCATCTAGCCTCCATTATGTAAGCTATGTATATCCCTTAGTTCTAAGAAAAGAGCAATGCAGCTGAGAGTAACTGGATCACTGTGAAGCAGGTACAGATTACTAAGGCAAGGTAGCCGGCGGGTCACATTTAGACTCACTAACACTGAATGTGAAGCAGACCGCTaaataagagaaaaaggaaTTTACGCAGAGAGTAAATTAACTGGATGGGTGCAGGAAATGAGAATGAGGCCCATGGTAGCAGTGGCATACTTATATAATAAACTCTAATCTCTCACACTATCATTAAGCCATAATATGTGGTAAATCAATATGCATGACGGGAAGCATAATTAATCTAGCAAATGAAGGTGGCTAAGAATAGGTTCATTAAAATTTCTTTTACAGACACCATTCTCATTTCACAGCACAAGACAGATCATGGATCATTTGTATATGAAAAAGTACATATatgtaacaacaaaaataaaatatcactaTACTCGAAACCACTGTGACAGCACGCGGCAGGCAGGGATGGGGTAGTTGAGAGTTCACTGTACACTGTGTAACAGGAGAGGTATCACAGACATGAGACATGCATCAGTAAGGCAAATGTCCCCAGTATGCTGCTACATTCCACTGAGTTTAGCTTTGCATGATGTTTTTTAGTCAACCCTCAGGTCAACATTAAGATACTCCCTCACCAGATGCCATCTCCTCCTCATCCGGTGCATCTCCTCCCGGTTCCTGAAACTCTGGCTCTTCCCCTCGTCTCTCTCCTCGATGCTTCTCCCCTTGCCGATGGAGGTTTGAACTAGGTGAACATGGAATCGAGCCCAGGCCAGAGGTAGAGAGACTGGGCTGAGATATCTTATGTGCTTCTGTCTCATCTTCCTCCAAGTCTGTGAACGTATAGACCTCTTCAATGTCAAGCTGGAGATGGCGGAAGCCCTTGGTCACTACCCCTGGTCGAGTATCCAGAATGCCACCAAGGTTGGGCTGGGCTAGCTGTTGCCAAGCGTGCAGAGTTGCTGATCCTGAGAGAAAGTACATAAACACAAAAGATATTAGACAGGAGCCTTTACACACTGTTCGTCATGGCTGTAATACTGTATCTTCTTTAAACATCCCATAACCccacataaaacaaaataatattacatttttaatatctttGATGACTGGAACCAAAGAAAACACAGGGACATTCAGATTTACACATTGTAGACTTGATGTTACGTAGAAAACTGTATCATCAAAATCAGTGGAATTATTTTTCATCTAAGCAATGTTAAGTGCAACAGATGGTCAAAACCGattctgttcatttatttatgcatttctcTGAGTCTTAAGTACAGACAGAGTGCAggtggaaaaaaagagaggaaagaaGGAATGTGAGAAAATAAGCACAGAATTTATtggataaaattaaaaacagactGAAATACAAGAGAAAATGCTGATGGTGTTTAACTGCAAActcaaaagtgaataaaaattaaaaaggataTTGATGGGAACAAGAGGAAAAGACAGaattaatgtactgtaccacACGTAATCAACAAGAGAGCAAAACCATGCGGAATACTACTACTGTATAAGAGAATGCGTCAAATGAAAAACctaattgcttttatttttgcctTATATATTGCCGATAGGCATCACAAAAACGTAAAGTATTTCTATATATgatcttaatttaatttacccCAAGTGCTCCAGTGCTTAACAAATGTCGGAAACCGTCTTTAATCCTTCTATAAACTGCTGatttatttagcaatttttagattttcatttGTCTCAATGACAATTActcttaaaaatacattaatatcattttaatttctatgTGGTTTTACTCATAAATAGAATAATGAAGATGTGATAAAACTACCAGCAGATGGCAGTAGATAAGCTGCATTAATTCTACTGTTCTCTGAAGCACTGATGATGACTGAATTTTATATGAAACTTTTGAACAAGTTttagacaaacacacacgcatcaACTAACAaggatttacatatttaaatatattcaggCTTTCACTGTCTGAAAAATCATGATGAAAGCAGTAAAGTGCAGTATGTTGCTGTAATGCACACATTATAGAAACCCATAGAATGGCAGGGTGTGCATGCAGATCGAGTGTGTTTAAATCTCGAACCAGCAGCGTGGATGTGCGTGTCTGAAATAGAACGAGTGCTGTGTGGAGAGGTCGTCTGAGTGCTGGTGTATTAGTGCCCAGAATGTGTCTAAGAGATGCAGGACTGGCGGCCTGTCTTTGTTCTGGTCACCTTCCAAAGGTTTGACGATCTGCAGCTTCTCAGGTAGGTAGGAGCGAGTGCTGTAAATAGAGTAGACCGAGTGCAGATTGCCCAAAGACAAGATGCTGTCTGCATCTGTGAGTGAGCCTCCTCCTTCTCCATCACTGTCTCCACACGACTCTCTTTTCTCCCCGGCTAGTGCCAGCAGCTTGCGTTCTCTCTCCTCCTCAAAAAAGCGCCGCTCACTCAGGTAGTTGTCACGGCGAAGCGACAGCCGGCGTAGTGCTGCTTCCAGGTCGTGAGAACCAGGTGTTCCAGGAGTACCAGGTTTCTTGTTTGAATCCTCTGAactgaaagaacaaaaaagagaagaaagacaAATTACTTTACCAAGAGGAAACATGTGAGACAAGGATTAACAATACCTggtataaaacacaaaatactATATACTAGTCGCCAGCCTGATCACATCTGTCATGCACTACAGTACACCATTTCTCACTTTTAagcgtttttattttaagcttgAATAATTTTGTGGCTTaactaacaaaaaacattcctctgagactcgtcaggtacagggactggactgaaaatgaaaaacaaaaaggccTTCAGCAAGCCTGAACTATTCATCAAGActtttaaacaatattgtttatCCAAAACCCTTCTTTAACACTTACCCTTCCTGCGGGGTATGACTC
Coding sequences:
- the trak1a gene encoding trafficking kinesin-binding protein 1 isoform X5, giving the protein MQRFVEADYYELDWYYEECADVLCADRVGQMTKTYNDIDAVTRLLEEKERDLELAARIGQSLLKKNKTLSERNEFLEEQVEHIREEVSQLRHDLSMKDELLQFYTSAAEESEGESVTSTPIPHNDSSLSVPNYFPLDSLQKKLKDLEEENIVLRSEACHLETETISYEEKEQQLVNDCVKELRDANIQISSLAEELAKKTEDASRQQEEITHLLSQIVDLQKKVKCYAVENEELTQHLGAAKDAQRQLTAELRELEDKFAECMEMLHEAQEELKNFRNKTVPQSTPRRFHSLGFFPMDSLAAEIEGTMRKEIQMSDPEVEDQRLHPKRVFQTVRNVNQVVRQRSLCPSPMNIPGSNQTSSINSRHSSCLSTPRSSVYGGEGSILDNRNNSLMLESHTPQEGSEDSNKKPGTPGTPGSHDLEAALRRLSLRRDNYLSERRFFEEERERKLLALAGEKRESCGDSDGEGGGSLTDADSILSLGNLHSVYSIYSTRSYLPEKLQIVKPLEGSATLHAWQQLAQPNLGGILDTRPGVVTKGFRHLQLDIEEVYTFTDLEEDETEAHKISQPSLSTSGLGSIPCSPSSNLHRQGEKHRGERRGEEPEFQEPGGDAPDEEEMASVHFPGKCMSHTNATYTFTTCRILHPSDELTRVTPSVMATGIPMAHCVKNIKSMHSTPASTPCTPRRLSLAESFTNLREHTKTTSTSLGLVCLLQEHGISAAVYNPHSWDRADGTPSKSQSVSKTFPTAPAPDTMPSTPPNSPTQSKLGSPVLPIDFSPSDPPYENFLASRPASSILKEMRGAEAKLHTESHCQTDMSIHNLRLVDKVKRFSLGPRAVTPGPGLGLATPSFGTQPGLPSPIAGLTGIRRNRTYPVMVGASMAMKGLGPPSEDLLLPPKPATEAGLSEE
- the trak1a gene encoding trafficking kinesin-binding protein 1 isoform X1; this translates as MNVCNSTDLPEVEIISLLEEQLPHYQLRADSIYGYDHDDWLHTPLIPPDLNIDLTVEQIEETLKYFLLCADRVGQMTKTYNDIDAVTRLLEEKERDLELAARIGQSLLKKNKTLSERNEFLEEQVEHIREEVSQLRHDLSMKDELLQFYTSAAEESEGESVTSTPIPHNDSSLSVPNYFPLDSLQKKLKDLEEENIVLRSEACHLETETISYEEKEQQLVNDCVKELRDANIQISSLAEELAKKTEDASRQQEEITHLLSQIVDLQKKVKCYAVENEELTQHLGAAKDAQRQLTAELRELEDKFAECMEMLHEAQEELKNFRNKTVPQSTPRRFHSLGFFPMPLHQTKKRLFPASNAVCTQQDSLAAEIEGTMRKEIQMSDPEVEDQRLHPKRVFQTVRNVNQVVRQRSLCPSPMNIPGSNQTSSINSRHSSCLSTPRSSVYGGEGSILDNRNNSLMLESHTPQEGSEDSNKKPGTPGTPGSHDLEAALRRLSLRRDNYLSERRFFEEERERKLLALAGEKRESCGDSDGEGGGSLTDADSILSLGNLHSVYSIYSTRSYLPEKLQIVKPLEGSATLHAWQQLAQPNLGGILDTRPGVVTKGFRHLQLDIEEVYTFTDLEEDETEAHKISQPSLSTSGLGSIPCSPSSNLHRQGEKHRGERRGEEPEFQEPGGDAPDEEEMASVHFPGKCMSHTNATYTFTTCRILHPSDELTRVTPSVMATGIPMAHCVKNIKSMHSTPASTPCTPRRLSLAESFTNLREHTKTTSTSLGLVCLLQEHGISAAVYNPHSWDRADGTPSKSQSVSKTFPTAPAPDTMPSTPPNSPTQSKLGSPVLPIDFSPSDPPYENFLASRPASSILKEMRGAEAKLHTESHCQTDMSIHNLRLVDKVKRFSLGPRAVTPGPGLGLATPSFGTQPGLPSPIAGLTGIRRNRTYPVMVGASMAMKGLGPPSEDLLLPPKPATEAGLSEE
- the trak1a gene encoding trafficking kinesin-binding protein 1 isoform X4, producing the protein MQRFVEADYYELDWYYEECADVLCADRVGQMTKTYNDIDAVTRLLEEKERDLELAARIGQSLLKKNKTLSERNEFLEEQVEHIREEVSQLRHDLSMKDELLQFYTSAAEESEGESVTSTPIPHNDSSLSVPNYFPLDSLQKKLKDLEEENIVLRSEACHLETETISYEEKEQQLVNDCVKELRDANIQISSLAEELAKKTEDASRQQEEITHLLSQIVDLQKKVKCYAVENEELTQHLGAAKDAQRQLTAELRELEDKFAECMEMLHEAQEELKNFRNKTVPQSTPRRFHSLGFFPMPLHQTKKRLFPASNAVCTQQDSLAAEIEGTMRKEIQMSDPEVEDQRLHPKRVFQTVRNVNQVVRQRSLCPSPMNIPGSNQTSSINSRHSSCLSTPRSSVYGGEGSILDNRNNSLMLESHTPQEGSEDSNKKPGTPGTPGSHDLEAALRRLSLRRDNYLSERRFFEEERERKLLALAGEKRESCGDSDGEGGGSLTDADSILSLGNLHSVYSIYSTRSYLPEKLQIVKPLEGSATLHAWQQLAQPNLGGILDTRPGVVTKGFRHLQLDIEEVYTFTDLEEDETEAHKISQPSLSTSGLGSIPCSPSSNLHRQGEKHRGERRGEEPEFQEPGGDAPDEEEMASVHFPGKCMSHTNATYTFTTCRILHPSDELTRVTPSVMATGIPMAHCVKNIKSMHSTPASTPCTPRRLSLAESFTNLREHTKTTSTSLGLVCLLQEHGISAAVYNPHSWDRADGTPSKSQSVSKTFPTAPAPDTMPSTPPNSPTQSKLGSPVLPIDFSPSDPPYENFLASRPASSILKEMRGAEAKLHTESHCQTDMSIHNLRLVDKVKRFSLGPRAVTPGPGLGLATPSFGTQPGLPSPIAGLTGIRRNRTYPVMVGASMAMKGLGPPSEDLLLPPKPATEAGLSEE